From a single Eleginops maclovinus isolate JMC-PN-2008 ecotype Puerto Natales chromosome 18, JC_Emac_rtc_rv5, whole genome shotgun sequence genomic region:
- the LOC134880850 gene encoding uncharacterized protein LOC134880850 isoform X2, translating to MHLPRAWTRRSFAPVTAFHKAAEKPFSSTKQGRWGALHVRIAWRIYYQKQVKKMQHQPNSFHRDLTPEYPESSLPDKESEQPSCFQPHIDSPYKQPAFGNSSDRSEPGKTAGHSNHSNSRFPAECSTSSPAPHNSHTNKREKLGQPLELDEKVKHRGQQVKTDISPPRDTYLNQTGTPEPEHRHSGSLGRKRQLECVSSIKPKRVKKEIVDSQPDPSPFSTTHTSLHTMPEEHINANALSGMYPNSSKCNVTRTFGGLVVYPGSEMHPYQTASWDPIGDVHKRMDLYSRQNLLKDYSLNTCQAIRVDPVATRQKETFGDCSPPLYFPLALMHQQSLYLGSRHLNSHLYHPG from the exons ATGCACCTTCCCAGAGCATGGACCAGGCGCTCTTTTGCTCCTGTCACGGCCTTTCacaaagcagcagagaaacCCTTCAGTTCAACA AAGCAAGGAAGATGGGGCGCCCTACATGTCAGGATTGCATGGAGGATATATTACCAGAAGCAAGTCAAG AAAATGCAGCATCAACCCAACAGTTTCCATCGAGATCTGACACCTGAGTATCCTGAATCCAGTTTACCTGACAAGGAATCAGAGCAGCCCTCTTGCTTTCAGCCACATATTG ACTCTCCTTATAAACAACCTGCATTTGGAAACAGTAGTGACAGGAGTGAACCAGGAAAAACAGCAGGACATTCAAACCACTCCAACAGCAGATTTCCAGCTGAATGTTCAACATCCTCACCAGCGCCTCACAACAGCCACACAAACAAAAGGGAGAAACTGGGACAGCCCCTGGAACTTGATGAAAAAGTGAAACACAGGGGGCAACAAgttaaaacagacatttcacCTCCTAGAGACACATATTTGAATCAAACTGGGACTCCGGAACCCGAACACAGACACAGCGGCTCACTTGGCAGGAAGAGGCAGCTCGAGTGTGTCAGCTCCATTAAACCAAAGAGGGTGAAGAAGGAAATTGTAGACAGCCAGCCTGATCCATCTCCTTTCAGTACAACTCACACATCTTTACACACCATGCCAGAGGAACATATAAACGCAAATGCTTTATCTGGCATGTATCCAAACAGCAGTAAATGTAATGTCACCAGAACATTTGGAGGACTCGTCGTTTATCCAGGATCTGAAATGCATCCCTACCAAACTGCTTCATGGGATCCGATTGGGGACGTTCACAAGAGAATGGATCTGTACTCTAGACAAAATCTCCTAAAAGACTATTCTTTAAATACCTGCCAAGCGATCAGGGTTGATCCTGTTGCAACGAGGCAGAAAGAGACTTTTGGTGACTGTTCACCACCTCTTTATTTCCCTCTTGCTTTGATGCATCAGCAATCTCTTTACCTTGGTTCACGCCACTTGAACAGTCATCTCTATCATCCTGGCTGA
- the LOC134880850 gene encoding uncharacterized protein LOC134880850 isoform X1: MSTAWLCNIFPMHQYVHQHAYNPIMHQSLTSTPAAMGTQDNNFNMHLPRAWTRRSFAPVTAFHKAAEKPFSSTKQGRWGALHVRIAWRIYYQKQVKKMQHQPNSFHRDLTPEYPESSLPDKESEQPSCFQPHIDSPYKQPAFGNSSDRSEPGKTAGHSNHSNSRFPAECSTSSPAPHNSHTNKREKLGQPLELDEKVKHRGQQVKTDISPPRDTYLNQTGTPEPEHRHSGSLGRKRQLECVSSIKPKRVKKEIVDSQPDPSPFSTTHTSLHTMPEEHINANALSGMYPNSSKCNVTRTFGGLVVYPGSEMHPYQTASWDPIGDVHKRMDLYSRQNLLKDYSLNTCQAIRVDPVATRQKETFGDCSPPLYFPLALMHQQSLYLGSRHLNSHLYHPG; the protein is encoded by the exons ATGAGCACAGCCTGGCTCTGCAACATCTTTCCCATGCATCAGTATGTTCACCAGCATGCCTACAATCCCATCATGCACCAATCCTTGACCTCCACACCTGCTGCAATGGGAACTCAGGACAATAAC TTCAACATGCACCTTCCCAGAGCATGGACCAGGCGCTCTTTTGCTCCTGTCACGGCCTTTCacaaagcagcagagaaacCCTTCAGTTCAACA AAGCAAGGAAGATGGGGCGCCCTACATGTCAGGATTGCATGGAGGATATATTACCAGAAGCAAGTCAAG AAAATGCAGCATCAACCCAACAGTTTCCATCGAGATCTGACACCTGAGTATCCTGAATCCAGTTTACCTGACAAGGAATCAGAGCAGCCCTCTTGCTTTCAGCCACATATTG ACTCTCCTTATAAACAACCTGCATTTGGAAACAGTAGTGACAGGAGTGAACCAGGAAAAACAGCAGGACATTCAAACCACTCCAACAGCAGATTTCCAGCTGAATGTTCAACATCCTCACCAGCGCCTCACAACAGCCACACAAACAAAAGGGAGAAACTGGGACAGCCCCTGGAACTTGATGAAAAAGTGAAACACAGGGGGCAACAAgttaaaacagacatttcacCTCCTAGAGACACATATTTGAATCAAACTGGGACTCCGGAACCCGAACACAGACACAGCGGCTCACTTGGCAGGAAGAGGCAGCTCGAGTGTGTCAGCTCCATTAAACCAAAGAGGGTGAAGAAGGAAATTGTAGACAGCCAGCCTGATCCATCTCCTTTCAGTACAACTCACACATCTTTACACACCATGCCAGAGGAACATATAAACGCAAATGCTTTATCTGGCATGTATCCAAACAGCAGTAAATGTAATGTCACCAGAACATTTGGAGGACTCGTCGTTTATCCAGGATCTGAAATGCATCCCTACCAAACTGCTTCATGGGATCCGATTGGGGACGTTCACAAGAGAATGGATCTGTACTCTAGACAAAATCTCCTAAAAGACTATTCTTTAAATACCTGCCAAGCGATCAGGGTTGATCCTGTTGCAACGAGGCAGAAAGAGACTTTTGGTGACTGTTCACCACCTCTTTATTTCCCTCTTGCTTTGATGCATCAGCAATCTCTTTACCTTGGTTCACGCCACTTGAACAGTCATCTCTATCATCCTGGCTGA